The Rhodamnia argentea isolate NSW1041297 chromosome 10, ASM2092103v1, whole genome shotgun sequence sequence CGGCAAGCCCGCGTATATATTCCTTGAAGctgaatttttttaggaaagaaATTGTGCGATTCGGCTAGCACATTTGCATATCTCTTCGGCCGATAATCGCACTCCAAGAAGGggatattttccaaatattcagattttttttatacacaAGGATATGCGAATATTGCATTCTTGCCCATCAAGCTAGGCcaattctctctataaatacaaggttCTAGTAAGAGAAAAAGgggtcggcaaaaaaaaaaaatttctgctcaTCATTCAGGTGAGAAAGGctatagagagagaggtgaaCGACGCCACAAGAGGACTCTTTTGGCCATATGTGATGGTTCCTTCCACCACCTTCATGAAGTGATCCCCCAGCCACCATTCGCATCGTCATCATCGCGTCTTCTACTGTGAAGGAGAAAGTCAACCTTGGAGATCCTATTTGTCTACATATTGGACTCACGAAGAGACAAAGCGAAGGAGATCGGTTATCGTCAAACGACATTTAGGACCATTCCAAATCAGCCAGTAAAAATACCGCGCCGCCGATCTACCATTGTTCAAGCACACGTGATCCCTAGCCGTTCGGTCCATCGCTTGAAGCTTGGTGTGCAATTTGTggttcaaaaattcaaaataggaaagtgtaaattttgcaagacaaggtaaatttcctatcttgaactttgatatattcacctgcttattttgtgatttatttgcacATTTTGGatattgcatcaaagtggatatcttttcaaaatacaggttgattaggaaaatttcctttcctaatccgcaacttgtcatatgatcgagaacgtccatctttaggattatttatggaatactcgattaggcaaggatttgagttcaatcgttaatcgtaggattacgaattaaagattgactcaaatatttgcgaaatattccaaaacttgattgatatatccactttcttgtttgacattgattgacatattcactttcctcatttgatttgaattgcttgattgtcgtatttttttagaatatacccgtcgcatgatgtaatctcaaaaattataaaaaaattgcattcattcactttgcatatctgaaaattgcatcttttaaaaaaataacatcatgtagatattgcatatctaattttttatttaggttagattgcatactagaatagaaattgcatgtttaaatagaatcttatgtttaaaatgatatatcttcaatatactagggtttaggtcaatgtaaactctaaaatatacaagataaaaattgttttgacatagttctattttaggaaattaattcatccgaaaatataaaaaaaaatcattcattcttgccatatcatccatgccatgtcatccttgccacgtcatctttgccatgtcattatttcttgccatgtcatactaggttgcattttagcttaaattgcatattagaattgcatgtcttcgttttaattaatacacgtgtcatgtagttaatttaatcatggtcctactACTTGTGCATccatttagtttgcatgtaatctagtttagtcttgcatttaatccatgccattgcatatagtgtagtctctcatgcattcatataaaaatcaaaaattaaaaaaaagaactattttgtgtggcgcatgctcccttgattatattgacttctggatgttcattaattgattgtgcacccgcatgataacctttgttagtgacttaggttaaaatcaatgttgccttctctaatgatttttcatgaaataaaatggtaccgaaagggcgttagagtaatctgacgtaatcaagtccccgaactcttaatctacggtttgtaggaataaaatagttctcccgctattttatttaggtttctaatcaacctaccataaatgattagtggcggctccaaaattaaaatatattgcatgttaatcaattgaacctcaaattgcgatttggtatggacttgggagagtccgagttaggttggttaaataattaacctgataatccattagcctgaaaatttttctgaatttttaggtcgcgacagcctACGTCTACTCTCAACCACCGAAATTCACTAGTAATCTTCAATACAAGTTATAACGAAAAAGTACCGCCTTTCAAGTTGATCACGTTATCATGATTCATGTACCGTTGTCACTCTTGTACACTTGCTCTTATCACGGATTACAAACAGTAGCATCGCCCATATATTGACATTAGGAATACACATCAAATATCAACAAAAACAGAGCAAAGAAAAATACTCAAAGCACATGACTCGTTTTGTTCATTCCCATTTCTCTTGGACTCAATATATAGATGTCCATACTAAAATGACCCTTCCCCATTGAAACCCTCAAGTTGCCATTGGTTCTACTATTGTCATCAGTATAACATCTCTCGAAATCATCAAAATGGCTCTTTAACATTGGCAATGCCTCTATGACATTGTAGTTTTCCGGAACAATGTCACTATCGGACTTGCTCATTAAAACCATAACTGCTCCTGATAAATTATTGTGCTCATTTTCGGATACCAAAACTTGAAGATAATTGTAAGATACTGGATTTAGGTTGGAAAGAAGACTTCACACATCTTCCACCTCTCTCATATCGACAACTGCTCCCGCCAACAATCTGATCTCCCGATTGCTGAACTATATTCTAATCCTTCCAAGAATATTGGTGATTATTATTCTATCAAGCTATCCACCTTGACAAACACAGGCTTGTCGCGATCTTCCAAGAAATTCAAAAGTTGAGGGATTACTAAGTTTGAAGACTCGACTCAAGCTCTCCCAAGTTGCACCCATCTAAAGACTCGACTCCAGCTCTCCCAAGTTGTACCCATCACAACTTGAGGTTTCATTATCATGTCAAATTCATTTCGTTTAGGAGTTGTCAATAATTAGTTTTGTAAAGTATGAGAGATTTACTTTATTCTTACAAACCAAAGATATTGGATTCAAGTACTTGATtgcgctagattactctaacgcccttttaGAACATtctctcattaaaaaaaaaaaaaaagttcggtaGGCAGCTTGGATTGATGTTAACCTAACCACTAACATGTGAGGTGATCATATGAGTGCACAGCCATTAATGTAACACTCAACAATCAAAACAATGAATAAATTGCTAGGACAAAGGAGGAACTTACTTACCTCGAAGCAAAGCAATCCGCAACAATGTTAATTGAAAACACATATTCAACCTAAATATAATTTCTAATTAGACACAATTacaatcaaatatttttgggctttcttttattttaatatgaaaattAACATATATGGAatgcaattttaattaaatgaacCTAACATGCAAAATATATGACATGCacatgatatttttggtattttcattaaaattttaaaaaagtaaattccATGCAATCTTATCTAAGAAAAGGAATCTAATTTATCctgaaattattatttttttggtatttctaTATTAAATTCgtaattaaaaattgttaaaaatcaaTTATCTAGAGCAAGATAATATCTAATTTAAAACTAGGAAGTAAACTAAGTCAAATCCAAATTGAAACTGGAAATATATCCTAAGCTAATCTATCTGAATCTATCCAAAACTTTCTTAACTTATGAAGGAAAATCTAATCTAAAGTCCATCCTAAACATGCAAGATTATCTAGGAAAATCTATTCTAACCTTCTaacttattaaaaaatattagctAATATCTATGCATACCCTATGTAatcattttgtatttttcaaataaggaaaataatTAAGCAAAGATAAACATTCATAGCAAGAAATAGACATCAAATCACATGAGATATAATCAAATATTTCCATCAACTCAAACTTGGTGACAAATAAAACCGAAAATCATATCGCTTGAGGATATGATTGGCTGATTTTCCGTGCAGTCGAGAATCATATTTCGGGCTTGAGACTAGATTGTCGACTACCAAGCACaatatcaaattaggaaatatcctaatttttttttggtcgaaaagaaaaTATCCTAATTGGATACGCCTAATTTGAACGACTTCGTACCCAAATTGGTCCGGTGGACAGCTTGTGAACAGCTGCCGACGTCAGTGCTCGCGGTGATGCTCAGTGAAGGATGGCTGCACTGGGGGTGATTCTTGGCCGAGTGGGGGTTCCCTGTGAGGACTTGCAGCGGTGGCCGGCTCGCGTGACTGCTGGTGGCTCGGCCAAGATGGTTCTCGGTGATGGTAAACTAGAGATGTCTCGCGGTGAGAAAACGGTATCCAAGCTTGGGCTATTCCGCGGGAGTTGCTGCATTGACAGTTGTTCTTCAGGACTCGTGGCTGCCGGAGTCAGGAACGTTGTGATGTCCTTTGGTGATGGATCACGAGACGCGGGCGGAGACGAAGGATGGATGAAGACGCCTGTGGATGACTTGCAGATGAGGCAGAACGAATGGCCTGGAAGATGAGCGAACGTGTCCAAGCGTGGGTTGGATCTTTGTCCTCACGACTGAACTTTGGACTTCGCAACTTCACCGTGTTGGTTCTGCCATCTTTTTGCATGTCATGGTGAATGAATTCTTTGTGTGGGTGTTCTGCCGACAGAGAGCTCTCTGACTTGTGCCGTGAATCGACCTCCTTCGTCTGTATGGTGCGGCTCCTCAATTCTCTCTTTTGGTGCagtctctctttctcactctctTTTGTTTCTCTGCCGTGTCTTTCAATTGTCCCCCGGGCTCCCGATTGTGACGCCCTCTCCCATATCTTTGTATAGGCTTCGACTCTAGGGTTTTCTCTTAAgaaaaaataatcttttattttcctatctTGGATTATATACGAATAGGAAACCCTTCTAATCTCTTACTTGATTTGAATATGACGACTCTTATTTAATTTGAATATGACAATGTCAAATCGAATCGGTCAATTAGGGTCTTTGATAACAATTTGGCTCTGAGAGCAATTATCAagtagaaatagtttttttttaaattatgttcGCAAGAACaaagaagtagatttttttttttagaaaaaaatttcaaataatgatccCAAAGTGGACCGTGtcttaaataaatatttgaagTTGTTAAATCAATTTCGAATAAGGACCTTAGCTCGCCGGCGGACATTTTCTGGTGATTAAAGTAGGGGCAATTTTGTCCGAAAGTTGTAATTGGCtgaaatgaaatagaaaattcccaaattgaattAAAGATAAGGTTATTTCCTTAAATGCTTACGTTTTCTTCTTCGTCTCCCCCGCTGCTCCTCAACCAAATTGCAGCCCAGTCCTCGACGCTCCTCGCTCAATCCTCATCGCCCCTCGCCTGCTCCTCACGAGCATCAGTCTATTTTTTGCCTTCGTCTCTTCTTTCCGAGGTCTGCACTGCTTGGGCAACCACAGCGGCAAGGGGTTGTCTCTCTGGGAGGCGCTTCGGCCGGTCAAATTGGTCGGTGGCTAGGTAACTATGACCGCATTTTAGTCGCATTCTACTGGTCGATCTATGTTGCAGACGCTTTCTTTAATCAGATGGTGTGCTTTCTTTTTATGGAGTTTTAGAGTCTTGGAAAATCTTCGATGCTTGAGAGCGGGCTCGGGAGGGACTTTTCTGCCTCGTTTTTCTGGTTAATTTGACTTGTGTTAGCAATACATGGATTGCTAGTTCCTTTTAGTGTTTTTCGGGGTAATCGTTGCTTTCATAGATTAATTCTTCATAAACATGGTATTgcaggtgttgacacctaaattttgatttttcttaaattatttattttcacaaaaatgagaattagccttgattctcacaaaaaaaaattagttttcatgtattgctatataacttaagcatgcattgcatttgtgttatttcGCGCCGATGACAGGATTTGGATTCGGATTGACATGCGGAAGACCGGAGCCCATATTCCATAATTCGGCCATCATAAGGGAGCAAGTGTCGAAAATCACAAGGCCTTATGGTCTAATTTTCAGTCCACTAAATGTTGATTTCGAAAAAGGCCTTTTAATTAAAGTTTACTAATCAAAATAAGGCCAAAACTTAAGCCCGCATTATCAGATTTTGACCTAGGGTTTCTCTATATAAACATGGCTAGGTCACATGAAAGAGGGAGGCCACACAATTGTCATCACACGGCACAAGAGTAAAGGACCAGAGAGAAGAGCGGAGCCgcaaagagagaagaggaaaagaggGTTGACACTGAAGGAAGCCATCCACATCGGCGAAAAGAGGACAACATACATGcagaagaaagaagacaaaatcGCCAATATGGAGGGAGACTCACGCAGAAAAGTTATCAGAGGGAGGGGGAgtcttttcctttagttttctttcccttttagcAGATTTTGATGTTTCCTGAGTCCTACTAATAGCTATGATTCGTACATAACTTGATACCAATTTCCATACAATTGGTGGCCAAAATCCCCGCCTTTTGGACTTGATTCTTGTCGCTGTCCGAGGGACAACTCAGCTGCTACTGAGACCGATTTTTGCTGCTGTTGGTGCCTGTTTCCACTGCTGTTCGGTGCCCAGAAGCCTTGCTGTTCAGCCCCTGAGTGTGCTGCTGTCCGTGGTTAATTCTGCTGCAAATAAGTTCTCAAAACAATGATGTTCGAGGGTGTTCTCCTGGTGTCATTCTAACAAATTTTGACTGCTGTTCAGGGAGTAATTTCGCTGCAATCCAGAGTGCTTTTTGCTACTGTTTCAATCCCAAAACAGCCCTGTTTTGGGACGTTTTTCACTCTATAATCAGTGCAGGTTTTTTTGGGATCGTTCAGGGTGCCTTTCTCACTTTTTTGCATAAAAGTTTGCTGTTTGGGCAGAAATTCCAGCTTGCATGCGTGCTGGGATTTAGCTCGGAAAAGAGGTaattttcttaacttttgatTGCCAATCTATGCTTGTATGCCTTGAAAACTTGCATTGTTGTTCTTAAACTTCTTTGAACACAtatgatttgcaattaaaactaGAGAAATTCAAGCATTTTCATGCTAGAACCGAAAAATTGATCCTCTCGGTAtaaaaattctgaatttttcaaGCAAGCTCAATTTGTTCATAAATTGGTTGAATTTTGAGATACTTTtgagaattgataaaatttaattggAACCACGTCTTTTCTCGAAGtaacaaattattcattttttaaagatCAAATTGGTTAGCTTGAAAAGATagaaattttcatgatttaaATCTGAGGTTTTCAGCATACATCATCTCTTGGCCAAAATTTGACATGTGGATGAGCTTCACTGCGATAATTATCTCTTGAATTTATAGGTTGTGTTTATTCATTGGTTGTTAGATGCTATCCCTATGCTATGGATGAGGATTTGAATTTAATTGGATAAATTTTCCGATTATCTTTCAATTTGGATGATTATCTTTAACATGTGAGCCAGTTGGAGTgattatcttatcttatctctggtaaattttctgaatatatatGACTTGAGGATGAGATCTGATTCGAAATGGATAATTATTCAATTtcttgagaattatctgaaattaattttcaaatctcaaagataatttctcaaattaaaaatggattgaatttttggatgaggaaggtggatccccaatctcataacTTCGGCTACCCCtctaaattttcgaaatttcaagctcaattgactcatttttattttatttttgtcacgcttgattgttttgatttgttataaaatttgcacatctttaaacaaacatgcccataatatatgctccctaatgtacctagacccgtcggaaaataAATCACatgccttagccacgatctcgtggaatgggatggtgatttagtatagaaattcgtattacgcccttcggcaaaagggatgtttttctatacacatatccgcatcttggttcgaatcctcgaggatgtagcggataaaatctcgctctagcccggatctttgggaatgagaggattttcggaaaaatcggaaattgaaggtatattatgggcatttttgtttaattttgttcagatttttgattgcttttgaatgtttcctttcattaccgaaaataccaaaaaaatcatcctctggcacataatatatggtctcatattacattttttcaaaaaatcaaaatcattcaaatcacatcgatcaatcaaaaagggatttttcatgaaattggtaccgaaagggcattaatttttcctattaatgtaaccaagtccccgaacccatttttctctggtgcgcagaaataaaatagttctccctctattttattaaggtttctaccTTCTGTAAATGATtcgtggcggctccaattgaatattttttcatgaataaacctaagttgcgattcggtaggacttgggagggtccgaattaggttagttgattcaattgacctaataatccgttagcctaaattttaggtcgcgatagcAGGTTCGGGCAAGTACATATTGTGAATCCTGCGGCTTCTAAAATTGTATTTGTTGCTTTCAAGTGTTGTCACACGGTGGCCGCTGGTATTGCTGCTTCTCTCCATTCGCATGTAATGagtgaaatatgaaaatgactAGACTTAGCTTGTCTACCACATGGTTCTGTTGGCTTGAGCTTGTCTACCAATTGATTCTGGTGTACCTCTGTAATtaatttgtcaaaagaaaacaattgatTTGTGAGTTTAGCTTATGTTTAATACCATGATCTTGTCTGCCTAGGGGGCTTACGTTTTCGTGCATTTTGACTTTTGGAACACACATGATAGGGAGATTGAGCCCAGACACAAGGCAAACATGAGATATTCTCGTCAATGACCATAAATAAGCCCAGGCTAATGGAACTTAATAAGTGTAGAATCTGAAAATAATTCTCTTTCATCCTCAAGTCATTCATTGCTCCAGTTTGCATGAAATAATCTGTGACTTCACATAAAATATTGAATATAAGTCATTTATCCTGCTTTTTGAAGTGATCTTACATTTCAATGTTTAATGATCAGGAATTGTCTTCTCACATCAGGGTTCTCTATACTTATGAATCAGGCTTATGTGATGCAAGACAGCGTATTGATGGCATGCTAACTGTGAGAGAAGCTGTTTACTACACAGTTCAGCTACAATTGCCGGATTCCACGCCAGTATTGGAGAAGAGGGAAAGTGTAGAAACGGCAATGAGGGAAATAGGACTGCAAGATGCCACGGAGAATAAGGCTGACCAAAGGACTAAGAGGTGGTTAAAAGAGAAGAGTTAGAATTTGCCTGGAAATTGTCACCCGCCTGAAGCTTCACTTCCTCGATGAACCTACCAGTGAACTCAATGGCGCAACATCGTATTATGTCTTAAGCATAATAGCTTGGACCAAAGAGATGGACTTAG is a genomic window containing:
- the LOC115745751 gene encoding uncharacterized protein LOC115745751 — translated: MLTFSSSSPPLLLNQIAAQSSTLLAQSSSPLACSSRASVYFLPSSLLSEVCTAWATTAARGCLSGRRFGRSNWSVARQRIDGMLTVREAVYYTVQLQLPDSTPVLEKRESVETAMREIGLQDATENKADQRTKRWLKEKS